A stretch of Trichomycterus rosablanca isolate fTriRos1 chromosome 8, fTriRos1.hap1, whole genome shotgun sequence DNA encodes these proteins:
- the adam19b gene encoding disintegrin and metalloproteinase domain-containing protein 19, with the protein MCLRVRVKRCCCPCTVYLFLPLLCTVLCKNTVHTGLLSGVENYEVTYPEWLSPTRTKRAAHMYTKHPSEAEIKITADGTELVLQLQKNEELLAPNYQEVWYGPNGERQFFKPSRRDHCYYHGTVKGVQDSSVVLSTCTGLRGIISMNSSVTYMIEPLPNQTVSQGHAVFNAESLKIPQSTCGQQHGEQNHTDKLDQLIGGIAQAYQTNREKREVSHSMKYVELMVVADHAECLKHQGNLEKIKAKLLEAVNYVDKFYKALNIRVALILLEIWNDGDKINVSANPYSTLGEFLSWRRKQLQQLPNDNAQLITGTSFHGTTIGLAPLKAMCSEYQSGGVNSDHSDVAVGVAATMAHEMGHNFGMNHDSEGCCQALPDDGGCIMAAATGHPFPRVFNPCNLAELKRYLNSGGGKCLFNLPNTRVMYGGQRCGNGYLEEGEECDCGEEEECSSPCCNSNNCTLKAGAECAHGVCCENCKLKSPGVLCRPNSGSCDLPEYCDGKSESCPANFYLVDGSPCAYSEAYCYTGMCLTLEQQCLSLWGKDARPAPDLCFTKVNEAGDPYGNCGKDLMGVYRKCSERNAKCGKIQCQSAASKPTETNAVAIDTTVTYDGNRKILCRGTHVYKSNHRGQNQGDENQGDTLDPGLVMTGTKCGEKAICFNGECRNTSFLRADECNAKCHGHGMCNNNHNCHCDKGWAPPSCLNPGNGGSVDSGPVNSQGKLRLLMVILPLIILFGGLSVLLSCLYCKRKHHFLKGAADAPPQIRINDPALSDSRPNGQRNGHANPTFQLKKPNTDKTPASQPSPAGRQRLKPPADRPPPIPAFAPKQQSRSLPETKSSPYPSQSATPKTRPNPPSRPPPPCPVTNPSQIKEEQRRVPVSPLLLKQGKASLAPSVGQFK; encoded by the exons ATGTGTCTGCGCGTGCGTGTGAAGCGCTGCTGCTGTCCGTGTACGGTTTATTTGTTTCTGCCTTTACTGTGCACGGTCCTCTGCAAAAACACAG TACACACAGGACTCCTGAGCGGTGTGGAGAACTATGAGGTGACTTATCCTGAATGGCTGAGCCCAACAAGAACCAAAAGAGCTGCTCACATGTACACAAAG CATCCTTCAGAGGCTGAAATCAAGATTACTGCAGATGGAACGGAACTTGTCCTGCAACTACAgaaaaatga aGAGCTTTTGGCCCCCAATTATCAAGAAGTTTGGTATGGTCCAAATGGTGAACGCCAGTTCTTCAAGCCATCCAGAAGG GATCACTGTTATTACCATGGTACAGTGAAAGGAGTGCAGGACTCAAGCGTGGTTCTCAGCACCTGTACTGGACTCAG ggGCATCATATCCATGAACAGCAGTGTTACCTACATGATCGAGCCTCTGCCCAATCAAACGGTCTCTCAAGGCCATGCTGTGTTTAATGCTGAGAGCCTGAAAATACCACAAAGCACCTGTGGCCAACAGCATGGAGAGCAGAACCACACAGACAAACTGGACCAGCTGATTGGTGGGATTGCACAGGCCTACCAGACCAATAGG GAAAAGAGAGAAGTTAGCCACAGCATGAAGTATGTGGAGTTGATGGTGGTGGCTGATCACGCTGAG TGTCTGAAACATCAAGGAAACCTGGAAAAAATCAAAGCGAAGCTACTTGAAGCAGTGAACTATGTAGACAAG TTTTACAAAGCACTGAACATTCGGGTCGCACTGATTTTGCTGGAGATTTGGAACGATGGGGATAAGATAAACGTGTCTGCCAATCCCTACAGCACACTGGGAGAGTTCTTATCCTGGAGAAGAAAGCAGCTGCAACAGTTACCCAACGACAATGCACAGCTTATCAC ggGTACGTCGTTTCATGGTACCACTATAGGACTGGCTCCGCTTAAAGCCATGTGCTCAGAATACCAGTCAGGAGGTGTTAACTCG GACCACTCTGATGTTGCAGTTGGGGTAGCAGCCACCATGGCCCATGAGATGGGACATAATTTTGGGATGAATCATGACAGTGAGGGTTGCTGTCAGGCTCTGCCTGATGATGGAGGCTGCATCATGGCTGCAGCTACAGG CCACCCGTTCCCCCGTGTGTTCAACCCGTGTAACCTGGCAGAACTGAAGCGCTATCTGAACTCAGGTGGAGGAAAGTGTCTGTTTAATCTCCCAAACACCAGGGTCATGTACGGAGGTCAACGCTGTGGTAATGGCTACCTAGAAGAAGGAGAGGAGTGTGACTGCGGAGAGGAGGAG GAATGTTCCAGTCCATGTTGTAATTCCAATAACTGCACCTTAAAAGCAGGGGCAGAGTGTGCCCATGGAGTCTGCTGTGAAAATTGCAAG TTAAAAAGTCCGGGTGTGCTTTGTCGACCTAACTCGGGCTCCTGTGACCTGCCCGAGTACTGTGATGGAAAATCAGAGTCATGTCCTGCTAATTTCTACCTGGTGGATGGCAGTCCCTGCGCATACAGCGAAGCCTACTGTTACACAGGCATGTGCCTGACCTTGGAGCAgcagtgtctctctctctggggGAAAG ATGCCCGACCTGCTCCGGATTTGTGCTTCACCAAGGTGAATGAGGCCGGGGATCCTTATGGCAACTGTGGCAAAGACCTCATGGGCGTATACAGGAAGTGCAGTGAGAG AAATGCTAAGTGTGGCAAGATACAATGCCAGAGTGCTGCCTCCAAGCCGACAGAGACCAACGCAGTCGCCATCGACACCACAGTCACCTACGACGGCAACCGGAAAATCCTGTGCCGGGGTACGCACGTCTACAAGTCAAATCACAGAGGTCAAAATCAGGGAGATGAGAACCAGGGGGATACACTGGACCCTGGGCTGGTCATGACTGGTACCAAGTGTGGAGAAAAGGCA ATTTGTTTTAACGGGGAGTGCCGCAATACATCCTTTCTGCGAGCGGACGAGTGCAACGCCAAGTGTCATGGCCATGGG ATGTGCAACAACAACCATAACTGCCACTGTGACAAAGGCTGGGCACCACCTTCCTGTCTGAATCCAGGAAATGGTGGCAGTGTGGATAGTGGCCCAGTGAACTCACAAG GCAAACTACGTCTTCTCATGGTGATCCTACCCTTGATCATCCTCTTTgggggattgtctgttctgcttTCCTGCTTGTACTGTAAGCGGAAGCATCATTTTCTCAAAGGCGCTGCTGATGCTCCACCTCAGATAAGAATTAA TGACCCAGCCTTATCAGACTCCCGACCTAATGGTCAACGCAATGGTCATGCCAACCCAACGTTCCAGCTAAAGAAACCTAATACAGATAAAACA CCTGCTAGTCAGCCGAGTCCTGCTGGTCGACAAAGATTAAAGCCCCCTGCGGACAGAcctccacccataccagcattTGCACCAAAGCAGCAGAGTCGTTCACTGCCAGAAACCAAATCCAGTCCTTATCCGTCTCAATCAGCGACACCCAAAACCAGGCCAAACCCCCCAAGTAGACCTCCCCCACCCTGTCCTGTCACCAATCCCTCTCAGATTAAAGAG GAGCAGAGACGCGTTCCAGTGTCACCACTATTGCTTAAGCAAGGAAAGGCCTCTCTGGC